A genomic region of Serinus canaria isolate serCan28SL12 chromosome 1A, serCan2020, whole genome shotgun sequence contains the following coding sequences:
- the ZC3HC1 gene encoding zinc finger C3HC-type protein 1 isoform X1: protein MAAPSAGGAAAAAAGGNRGRPPPVTPRQIRDLIEGGIATEGPGPGGKDTSDCSEQANGPSQLEAPSLESASREAYFSRVETFTPLRWAGKPAALSPLVCARFGWVSVECDMLRCSSCQAYLCMSLQLAFDLSNYKERCEELRKALSTAHEKFCFWPDSPCPDRFARLLVDEPRVLLQDFLDRFQSLCQLELQLPSLRPEDLKNMSLTEERITRLLQLIGEELEHKGTEGEKAPGKFSTEILQVHVPACILALCGWTCSAASGSMNLSVITCSRCMRKVGLWGFHQLESAAAPELDPCGSSSSTPAAPERFPPVPTSPRRMLTRSQDPASEQQHEKSPSPAVARPRGWDSPSSMDRGELDVSSPTLRSRPVTRSMGQGDTMEVPSSPVRRAKRARLCSSSSSDTSMRSFFHPSSQHRDWCPWVSTGEGEESLEDAASQTEKEPGKAEPGWEVVLKRLLGIQKCDTVPETEPVSLSEKSCKVFRIFRQWESMNSS, encoded by the exons ATGGCGGCGCCCAGCGccgggggagcggcggcggcggcggccggggggAACCGAGGGCGGCCGCCCCCCGTCACCCCCCGGCAGATCCGAGACCTCATCGAGGGCGGTATCGCCACCGAGGGGCCCGGGCCCGGCGG gaaggaCACGTCGGACTGCTCAGAGCAAGCCAATGGACCTTCCCAGCTTGAGGCTCCTTCCTTGGAATCTGCCAGCAGGGAGGCCTATTTCAGCAGGGTGGAAACATTCACC CCCCTGAGGTGGGCGGGCAAGCCGGCGGCGCTGTCCCCGCTGGTGTGCGCGCGCTTCGGCTGGGTCAGCGTGGAGTGTGACATGCTGAggtgctccagctgccaggccTACCTGTGCATGAGCCTGCAGCTCGCCTTCGACCTCAGCAACT ACAAAGAACGCTGTGAGGAGCTCAGGAAGGCCCTGAGCACTGCCCACGAGAAGTTCTGCTTCTGGCCagacagcccctgcccag aTCGCTTTGCCAGGCTGCTGGTGGACGAGCCCCGGGTCCTTCTCCAGGACTTCCTGGATCGCTTCCAGAGCCTGtgtcagctggagctgcagctgccctccCTCAGACCAGAAGACCTGAAGAACATG tccCTGACAGAGGAAAGGATCACTCGGCTCCTCCAGCTCATcggggaggagctggagcacaaagggacagagggagagaaggCTCCTGGGAAGTTTTCCACGGAAATCCTGCAGGTGCACGTTCCTGCCTGCATCCTGGCGCTGTGTGGCTGGACCTGCag cgCTGCCTCGGGCTCCATGAACCTCTCGGTGATCACCTGCTCCCGCTGCATGAGGAAGGTGGGGTTGTGGGGCTTCCACCAGCTGGAatctgctgcagccccagagctggatccctgtggctccagcagcagcaccccgGCTGCTCCCGAGCGCTTCCCGCCCGTCCCCACCTCCCCACGCAGGATGCTGACACGGAGCCAGGACCCAGCATCTGAGCAG CAGCACGAGAAGAGCCCATCCCCAGCCGTGGCTCGCCCCCGGGGTTGGGACTCTCCCAGCTCCATGGACAGGGGTGAGCTGGATGTGAGCAGCCCCACCCTGAGGAGCCGTCCCGTGACCCGGAGcatgggacagggggacaccaTGGAAGTGCCATCCAGCCCTGTCCGCAGGGCCAAGCGCGCGcggctctgctcctccagcagctcg GACACTTCCATGAGGAGCTTCTTTCACCCCAGCTCTCAGCACCGTGATTGGTGTCCCTGGgtcagcactggggagggagaggaatcCCTGGAAGATGCTGCATCCCAGACAGAGAAGGAGCCTGGGAAGGCcgagccaggctgggaagtgGTGCTGAAGAGGCTCCTTGGCATCCAAAAATGTGACACAGTGCCCGAAACAGAGCCAGTG AGCCTCTCGGAGAAGTCCTGCAAGGTGTTCCGCATTTTCCGGCAGTGGGAGAGCATGAATTCCTCCTGA
- the ZC3HC1 gene encoding zinc finger C3HC-type protein 1 isoform X2 yields MAAPSAGGAAAAAAGGNRGRPPPVTPRQIRDLIEGGIATEGPGPGGKDTSDCSEQANGPSQLEAPSLESASREAYFSRVETFTPLRWAGKPAALSPLVCARFGWVSVECDMLRCSSCQAYLCMSLQLAFDLSNYKERCEELRKALSTAHEKFCFWPDSPCPDRFARLLVDEPRVLLQDFLDRFQSLCQLELQLPSLRPEDLKNMSLTEERITRLLQLIGEELEHKGTEGEKAPGKFSTEILQVHVPACILALCGWTCSAASGSMNLSVITCSRCMRKVGLWGFHQLESAAAPELDPCGSSSSTPAAPERFPPVPTSPRRMLTRSQDPASEQHEKSPSPAVARPRGWDSPSSMDRGELDVSSPTLRSRPVTRSMGQGDTMEVPSSPVRRAKRARLCSSSSSDTSMRSFFHPSSQHRDWCPWVSTGEGEESLEDAASQTEKEPGKAEPGWEVVLKRLLGIQKCDTVPETEPVSLSEKSCKVFRIFRQWESMNSS; encoded by the exons ATGGCGGCGCCCAGCGccgggggagcggcggcggcggcggccggggggAACCGAGGGCGGCCGCCCCCCGTCACCCCCCGGCAGATCCGAGACCTCATCGAGGGCGGTATCGCCACCGAGGGGCCCGGGCCCGGCGG gaaggaCACGTCGGACTGCTCAGAGCAAGCCAATGGACCTTCCCAGCTTGAGGCTCCTTCCTTGGAATCTGCCAGCAGGGAGGCCTATTTCAGCAGGGTGGAAACATTCACC CCCCTGAGGTGGGCGGGCAAGCCGGCGGCGCTGTCCCCGCTGGTGTGCGCGCGCTTCGGCTGGGTCAGCGTGGAGTGTGACATGCTGAggtgctccagctgccaggccTACCTGTGCATGAGCCTGCAGCTCGCCTTCGACCTCAGCAACT ACAAAGAACGCTGTGAGGAGCTCAGGAAGGCCCTGAGCACTGCCCACGAGAAGTTCTGCTTCTGGCCagacagcccctgcccag aTCGCTTTGCCAGGCTGCTGGTGGACGAGCCCCGGGTCCTTCTCCAGGACTTCCTGGATCGCTTCCAGAGCCTGtgtcagctggagctgcagctgccctccCTCAGACCAGAAGACCTGAAGAACATG tccCTGACAGAGGAAAGGATCACTCGGCTCCTCCAGCTCATcggggaggagctggagcacaaagggacagagggagagaaggCTCCTGGGAAGTTTTCCACGGAAATCCTGCAGGTGCACGTTCCTGCCTGCATCCTGGCGCTGTGTGGCTGGACCTGCag cgCTGCCTCGGGCTCCATGAACCTCTCGGTGATCACCTGCTCCCGCTGCATGAGGAAGGTGGGGTTGTGGGGCTTCCACCAGCTGGAatctgctgcagccccagagctggatccctgtggctccagcagcagcaccccgGCTGCTCCCGAGCGCTTCCCGCCCGTCCCCACCTCCCCACGCAGGATGCTGACACGGAGCCAGGACCCAGCATCTGAGCAG CACGAGAAGAGCCCATCCCCAGCCGTGGCTCGCCCCCGGGGTTGGGACTCTCCCAGCTCCATGGACAGGGGTGAGCTGGATGTGAGCAGCCCCACCCTGAGGAGCCGTCCCGTGACCCGGAGcatgggacagggggacaccaTGGAAGTGCCATCCAGCCCTGTCCGCAGGGCCAAGCGCGCGcggctctgctcctccagcagctcg GACACTTCCATGAGGAGCTTCTTTCACCCCAGCTCTCAGCACCGTGATTGGTGTCCCTGGgtcagcactggggagggagaggaatcCCTGGAAGATGCTGCATCCCAGACAGAGAAGGAGCCTGGGAAGGCcgagccaggctgggaagtgGTGCTGAAGAGGCTCCTTGGCATCCAAAAATGTGACACAGTGCCCGAAACAGAGCCAGTG AGCCTCTCGGAGAAGTCCTGCAAGGTGTTCCGCATTTTCCGGCAGTGGGAGAGCATGAATTCCTCCTGA